The stretch of DNA CCCATGTTGGGGGCGAGCTTATATGGCCGCGTTCATCCGTGGCAGGACCGAAACAGCACCGGGGTTCCGGCGTTTCAGGCCACATGGTGACATGCCGGAAAAGTCCGAGCATCTCTGCCATGCCGTCCGAAACGCTGTTCCTGAATGGAGCGGGCAAGACCACTCCCCCTTTGCGAATGGCCTGTCTCAGTTGTTCCGTGGCCCCTTAAATAGGACGGAACATATGTTCAATTATTTCCGCAAGGAAATCGAATGGGCAGGGCGCCCGCTCATTCTTGAAACTGGTAAAATCGCACGTCAGGCCGATGGCGCAGTGGTTATCACTTATGGCGATACGGTCGTGCTCTGTACGGCTGTGGGCGCGAAAACGGTCAAGCCGGGACAGGATTTCTTCCCTCTGACCGTGAATTATCAGGAAAAAGCTTTCGCAGCCGGACGTATTCCCGGTGGCTTCTTCAAGCGTGAAGGCCGTCCTTCCGAAGGAGAGGTTCTCACCGCACGGTTGATCGACCGTCCGATTCGCCCGCTTTTCCCGGAAAACTTCCTGAACGAAGTTCAAATCACGGCTACGGTCCTGAGCCATGATATGGAGAACGATCCTTCGATCGTGGCTATGATCGGCTGTTCGGCGGCGCTGACGCTTTCCGGCATTCCGTTCTTCGGCCCGGTTGCCGCGTGCCGCATCGGCCAGATCGACGGCAAACTGGTCATCAACCCAACGATCGCTGAAACCAAAAGCAGCAATCTCGATCTCGTCGTTGCCGGCACCAGCGAAGGCGTACTGATGGTCGAGTCCGAAGCGGATGAACTTTCGGAAGAGCGGATGCTCGAAGCGGTCACGGCCGGTCACGATGCGTTCCAGCCTGTAATCGATGCGATCATCGATCTGGCGGAACATGCCGCCAAGCAGCCTTGGGATCTGGTCGGGCCGACCAAGGAAGAAATCGCGCTGCGTAAGCGGGTCGAGAAGCTGGGCACCAAGCTGATCGCCGATGCTTACAAAGAAAAGGTCAAGCAGGCGCGTTACGAAAAGATCGCCAGCGCCAAGGCGCGGATCAACGAAGGTCTGGCCGAGGAAGGTCTGAACGTCGATGCCGCCAAGCCGATGCTCAAGGAGCTTGAAGCGCAGGTCGTTCGTGGCGCGATTCTCAAGACTGGCACCCGAATCGATGGACGCGATTTGAAGACCGTGCGTCCGATCGTCTCTGAAGTCGGCATTCTGCCGCGTGCACATGGTTCCGCGCTCTTCACCCGTGGCGAAACGCAGGCTCTGGTCGTCGCGACGCTCGGCACGGCGCAGGATGAGCAGGTGATCGACGCGTTGGAAGGCGAATACCGCTCCAACTTCATGCTGCATTACAACTTCCCGCCCTACTCGGTAGGTGAGTGCGGCCGCATGGGCAGCCCGGGTCGTCGTGAAATTGGCCACGGCAAGCTCGCTTGGCGCGCCATTCATCCGCTGCTGCCGGGCAAGGACGCGTTCCCTTACACTATTCGCGTTGTTTCCGAGATTACGGAAAGCAATGGTTCGTCCTCCATGGCGACCGTCTGCGGAACCTCGCTGGCGCTGATGGATGCCGGCGTGCCGTTGCCGCGTCCGGTGGCGGGTATTGCCATGGGTCTGATCAAGGAAGATCGCGGCTATGCCGTTCTCTCCGACATCCTGGGCGATGAAGATCATCTCGGCGACATGGATTTCAAGGTGGCCGGCACGGAAGCG from Kozakia baliensis encodes:
- the pnp gene encoding polyribonucleotide nucleotidyltransferase; this translates as MFNYFRKEIEWAGRPLILETGKIARQADGAVVITYGDTVVLCTAVGAKTVKPGQDFFPLTVNYQEKAFAAGRIPGGFFKREGRPSEGEVLTARLIDRPIRPLFPENFLNEVQITATVLSHDMENDPSIVAMIGCSAALTLSGIPFFGPVAACRIGQIDGKLVINPTIAETKSSNLDLVVAGTSEGVLMVESEADELSEERMLEAVTAGHDAFQPVIDAIIDLAEHAAKQPWDLVGPTKEEIALRKRVEKLGTKLIADAYKEKVKQARYEKIASAKARINEGLAEEGLNVDAAKPMLKELEAQVVRGAILKTGTRIDGRDLKTVRPIVSEVGILPRAHGSALFTRGETQALVVATLGTAQDEQVIDALEGEYRSNFMLHYNFPPYSVGECGRMGSPGRREIGHGKLAWRAIHPLLPGKDAFPYTIRVVSEITESNGSSSMATVCGTSLALMDAGVPLPRPVAGIAMGLIKEDRGYAVLSDILGDEDHLGDMDFKVAGTEAGVTSLQMDIKITSITPEIMKIALQQAREGRIHILGEMAKALDEGREGVSRNAPKITTISVPREKIRDVIGSGGKVIREIVEYSGAKVDIGEDGTITIAASNDEQAQKAIARIEGIVAEPEIGKIYNGKVVKTADFGAFVNFLGPRDGLVHISELANGRVGRTTDVVKQGDEVKVKVLGFDDRGKVKLSMRVVDQETGADITDSVGAKPSRPPRQRDAD